The nucleotide window CTCGTGTTCCTCGGGACATTGTTGGCCGCTTTTAGCCAGCCTCAAGAATCTAACGTTGAGGCCGGAGGAGTTATAATGATAGGACCCATTCCCATAGCGTTTGGAACGAAGAGGGGCGTTACGATTGCCATGATTCTCGCGTTGGTTTTAATGATCTCCTGGTTCCTCCTCGCCCTTCTCTCCAGGAGGTTGTGAAATGAACTACATCTTCGACCTCTC belongs to Pyrococcus abyssi GE5 and includes:
- a CDS encoding TIGR00304 family membrane protein; protein product: MRGETLIIAGIIMIILGFMLVFLGTLLAAFSQPQESNVEAGGVIMIGPIPIAFGTKRGVTIAMILALVLMISWFLLALLSRRL